The following proteins are encoded in a genomic region of Periophthalmus magnuspinnatus isolate fPerMag1 chromosome 23, fPerMag1.2.pri, whole genome shotgun sequence:
- the setd1ba gene encoding histone-lysine N-methyltransferase SETD1B-A has product MSKPGDRNRLNEDHGKKQSSTLNGTESHGSEKRSHHWRSYKLIIDPALKKGSHKLYRYDGQTFSMPNPGLPPVETVRDPRIGRLWTKYKETDLPVPKFKIDDSYIGPVPPKEVTFARLNDNIREGFLTDMCKKFGEIEEVEILYNPKNKKHLGIAKVVFESVKAAKVAVQTLHNTSVMGNIIHVELDPKGENRLRYFQLLMNGSYTPRTLPVGGEEAKVSPRTLAEAILACEPIRRLSESSSAGGATGGAAGGAAGGAVPPSNSTTPLSSEGGYFSLRQDTPQSQGTPHTPRQTSTPFSQDSNYSSRQSTPAYQSNRAESSASYKSRRHESKFQDAYNRRPERPQYRSNMYRSSSSEQAPYKQQQVTPPEPPPPTPSYNYTTPTPPTPSFKSAFSPYQTPLPPAFPPSEPFHHPVQRESEYLRPPQPPPEAPSDFVTAKDRPETPPIPEPPPEPVPQPTTPPPQTPERCPSPGSPNMDSERNSLDSRIEMLLKRTKLPFLAERDSDTEVRMEGSPISSSSSQLSPIPPYTGSSQGGQQNSRPCSTGLEDISPTPLPDSDDDEPVPSAASLHRRLSSPLRDKRNKSDKDGHYRGHTPTDKMDTGHQSSGEDMEISDDEMPSTPITSGDCAKGIVVNSAMSPMQTLALHPPGFPPLHQTGYAIPHHHYGPHSGVPAHPHLTDPHGVPHHMLHMGPYAHGMVPLMQMELMNCLRWEQWSTVPMSFQMQQQVLSRMAQTRGPYSYPHYMDGSFGGPYPALSMSAAPMSAAGAHGQQWQHASVPKFNPTVPPPGYDSQKDDPHKATVDGVLLVIVKELKAIMKRDLNRKMVEVVAFRAFDEWWEKKERLAKASLTPVKGAEGKEEETKPKPKEMMGSSLLENWNKGESLGYEGMGLTIGLRGAIRLPSFKVKRKGPPDAAAAGESKRARPSTPVDDEDETKPVDEGKLDGDGTAAKRRHSRPLELDSEGEEADTSEKEESLSDREEEPEEPEPKPASSDKESEDESDEDQERESSSEGASSDSSDEDDGQSVASKASSDSESQSSDSSGYEVSSEEEESEEEEDKGTEVEDGSRNTSSSSSSSSTSSDDESETNEAPSFPVGRLSDDRPDRKNKEELTAKTRPRPPSPTEPETLRPPSPAPENKRDLSGDVTALKSRELQSNLRPPTPTGVLDDSDNEPKGKEPEEVAFTDAPLTSVESNSSAPKPLASLMHLPLPPHPSLEGRSLLHPPPASLPDLPQRPRLPTDEDTPRTPGRDLLEQTRSLGKSQSTDTVPVTPVGDAPLTGSGLLLSSPHVPGSPFSYPAQSPVLSAGIPRTPGRDLTFTPVFPDPTALSLNRKTSSASVDDGAVFKEPPVSALPNQTSVCDDVSAALSLDVPVPSDSASSKKKTSRVKSKKTPAVSEGDESLKVVPESVPQDTYLSSKSPERTTLDFREDEVEPQTVVPPEDGFVSYDDEERIVKPARRARRCWDELLLGSLSPVTTPPRTYFKPRSDFEEMTILYDIWNEGIDEEDVRLLKITYEKMLQQDNGNDWLNDTLWVNHPTTNIPGVKKKRRDDGMRDHMTGCARSEGYYKIDKKDKIKYLQSTRLQSEEVPVDTQGMSIPAQVHASTRAGSERRSEQRRLLSSFACDSDLLKFNQLKFRKKKIRFCKSHIHDWGLFALEPIAADEMVIEYVGQNIRQVIADMREKRYEEEGIGSSYMFRVDHDTIIDATKCGNFARFINHSCNPNCYAKVITVESQKKIVIYSRQPINVNEEITYDYKFPIEDEKIPCLCGAENCRGTLN; this is encoded by the exons ATGTCCAAGCCCGGGGACAGAAACAGACTGAACGAGGACCATGGCAAAAAACAGAGTTCAA CTCTGAACGGCACAGAGAGCCACGGCTCAGAGAAGCGGAGTCACCACTGGAGAAGTTACAAGTTGATTATTGACCCAGCTCTGAAGAAAGGCTCTCACAAACTCTACCGCTATGATGGACAGACCTTCAGCATGCCT AACCCGGGGTTACCTCCTGTGGAGACGGTTCGAGACCCGAGGATCGGTCGCCTCTGGACAAAGTACAAAGAGACGGACTTACCTGTCCCCAAGTTTAAG ATCGATGACTCCTACATTGGGCCGGTGCCTCCAAAGGAGGTGACGTTTGCTCGACTGAACGATAATATAAGGGAAGGATTTCTGACCGACATGTGCAAAAAGTTTGGGGAAATTGAGGAGGTTGAGATTCTTTACAACCCTAAAAACAAGAAGCACTTGGGAATTgccaaagttgtttttgaatCTGTTAAAGCCGCCAAAGTGGCTGTGCAGACGCTGCACAACACGTCTGTGATGGGAAACATCATCCACGTGGAGCTGGATCCTAAAG gtgagAATCGCCTCAGATACTTTCAGCTCCTGATGAACGGCAGCTACACCCCCCGGACTCTGCCTGTGGGCGGTGAGGAGGCTAAAGTCTCCCCTCGAACCCTCGCAGAAGCCATTTTG gCTTGTGAGCCCATCCGCAGACTGTCTGAGAGCAGCTCTGCAGGAGGAGCCACCGGAGGAGCCGCCGGAGGAGCCGCCGGAGGAGCCGTACCACCCAGCAACTCCACGACTCCTCTGTCGTCGGAGGGCGGATACTTCAGCCTGAGGCAGGACACGCCGCAGTCCCAGGGGACGCCTCACACCCCCCGTCAGACCAGTACTCCCTTTTCTCAAGACTCTAACTACTCGTCGCGACAGTCCACACCTGCGTACCAGTCCAACCGCGCCGAGAGCTCGGCCAGTTACAAATCCCGCCGACACGAGAGCAAGTTTCAGGACGCCTACAACCGCCGTCCAGAGAGGCCACAGTATCGAAGTAACATGTACCGCAGTTCATCATCAGAACAAGCCCCTTACAAACAGCAGCAGGTCACTCCGCCTGAACCGCCACCTCCGACCCCTTCATACAACTACACGACTCCTACACCACCTACACCCAGCTTCAAGTCAGCCTTTTCCCCCTACCAGACCCCCCTGCCCCCCGCTTTCCCCCCGTCTGAGCCTTTCCATCACCCAGTCCAGAGGGAGTCAGAGTATCTGAGACCACCTCAGCCTCCTCCTGAAGCTCCTTCTGACTTTGTGACGGCCAAAGATCGGCCAGAGACTCCCCCTATACCCGAGCCCCCACCCGAACCTGTCCCGCAACCAACTACCCCACCTCCCCAAACCCCAGAGCGCTGCCCCTCTCCTGGCTCCCCAAACATGGACTCAGAACGAAACAGTCTGGATTCCAGGATTGAGATGCTTCTAAAAAGGACAAAACTGCCTTTCTTAGCGGAGCGAGACTCGGATACAGAGGTGCGGATGGAAGGAAGTCCCATTTCGTCGTCATCCTCTCAGCTGTCCCCGATCCCCCCGTACACAGGCAGCTCTCAGGGCGGTCAGCAGAACTCCCGTCCTTGTAGCACAGGTTTGGAGGACATCAGTCCGACTCCGCTGCCGGACTCTGACGACGACGAGCCCGTCCCGTCGGCCGCCTCCCTCCACAGAAGACTGAGCTCGCCCCTGCGGGACAAGAGGAACAAGAGTGACAAAGATGGACATTATCGAGGCCACACACCTACAGATAAAATGGACACG GGCCATCAGTCATCAGGAGAAGACATGGAGATCTCAGACGATGAGATGCCGAGTACGCCCATCACCAGCGGAGACTGCGCCAAAGGCATCGTAGTGAACTCCGCCATGTCACCGATGCAGACGCTGGCTCTGCATCCTCCCGGcttccctcctctgcaccagaCGGGCTACGCCATCCCCCACCACCACTACGGACCCCACTCCGGGGTCCCCGCGCACCCGCACCTGACCGACCCTCACGGAGTGCCCCACCACATGCTCCACATGGGCCCCTACGCCCACGGCATGGTGCCCCTCATGCAGATGGAGCTCATGAACTGTTTGCGATGGGAGCAGTGGAGCACTGTCCCCATGTCGTTCCAGATGCAGCAGCAGGTTCTGAGTCGCATGGCTCAAACGAGGGGGCCGTATTCCTACCCGCATTACATGGACGGCTCTTTCGGAGGTCCGTACCCCGCTTTGTCCATGAGCGCGGCCCCGATGAGCGCGGCGGGCGCCCACGGGCAGCAGTGGCAGCATGCCAGCGTACCAAAGTTTAATCCAACTGTTCCTCCTCCTGGATATGATTCTCAAAAAGATGATCCTCATAAAGCCACTGTGGACGGAGTGCTGCTGGTCATAGTCAAAGAGCTGAAGGCCATCATGAAGAGGGACCTCAATCGTAAAATGGTGGAGGTGGTGGCCTTCAGAGCGTTTGACGAGTGGTGGGAAAAGAAGGAGCGCTTGGCTAAG GCATCGTTGACACCAGTGAAAGGGGCAGAAggtaaagaagaagaaaccaaACCTAAACCTAAAGAGATGATGGGCTCCAGTCTGTTGGAAAATTGGAACAAGGGTGAATCTTTAGGTTACGAGGGGATGGGCCTGACCATCGGTCTACGAGGAGCCATCCGTTTGCCGTCTTTCAAA GTGAAAAGAAAAGGTCCTCCTGACGCTGCCGCCGCAGGTGAGAGCAAACGCGCTCGGCCGTCCACTCCAGTCGACGACGAGGATGAAACTAAACCAGTCGATGAAGGGAAACTGGACGGAGACGGCACAGCGGCAAAGAGACGCCATTCTCGACCTCTTGAACTGGACAGTGAAGGGGAGGAGGCGGACACCTCGGAGAAGGAGGAGTCTCTGTCTGATCGAGAGGAAGAGCCAGAAGAACCCGAGCCTAAGCCGGCCTCATCAGACAAA GAGAGTGAAGATGAGAGCGATGAAGATCAGGAGCGAGAGTCGTCCTCGGAGGGAGCCTCCTCAGACTCGTCTGATGAAG ACGACGGGCAGTCGGTCGCGTCTAAGGCCAGTTCAGACTCGGAGTCGCAGAGCTCAGACTCGTCCGGATACGAGGTGAgctctgaggaagaggagagtgaggaggaagaggataaAGGGACCGAGGTCGAGGACGGCAGTAGAAACacttcctcatcctcctcttcttcatcaacCTCTTCTGACGATGAGAGCGAGACTAACGAGGCTCCGAGCTTTCCCGTCGGACGGCTCTCAGACGACAGGCCAGATCGTAAAAACAAAGAGGAGCTCACGGCCAAGACCCGCCCGAGACCCCCCAGTCCCACGGAGCCCGAGACCCTCAGACCGCCGTCACCTGCCCCAG AGAACAAGCGGGATCTAAGTGGTGATGTCACAGCTTTGAAGTCTCGGGAGCTTCAGTCAAACCTCCGGCCCCCCACTCCGACCGGCGTCCTGGACGACAGTGACAACGAGCCCAAAGGTAAAGAACCGGAGGAAGTGGCCTTCACTGATGCTCCACTAACATCTGTAGAGTCAAACTCCTCTGCCCCCAAACCCCTAGCGTCTTTAATGcacctccctcttcctcctcaccccTCTTTGGAGGGGcgctccctcctccacccgccccCCGCTTCACTGCCGGACCTCCCCCAGCGGCCTCGGCTCCCCACAGACGAGGACACCCCGCGTACGCCGGGCAGGGACCTGTTGGAGCAAACTCGGAGTCTGGGCAAGTCCCAGAGCACCGACACTGTGCCCGTCACGCCTGTAGGGGACGCTCCGCTGACCGGCAGCGGGCTGCTGCTTAGCTCCCCTCACGTTCCCGGTAGTCCTTTCTCCTACCCCGCTCAGTCTCCTGTTCTTAGTGCTGGTATCCCCCGAACGCCAGGAAGAGATTTAACTTTCACCCCTGTGTTCCCTGACCCCACAGCGCTAAGCCTCAACAGAAAAACGTCCTCCGCCAGCGTGGACGACGGAGCGGTGTTCAAAGAGCCGCCCGTCAGCGCTTTGCCAAACCAGACCTCTGTTTGTGACGACGTCTCCGCGGCGCTCTCACTGGACGTGCCCGTTCCATCTGACTCTGCATCGTCCAAGAAGAAGACCTCACGAGTCAAGTCCAAGAAGACCCCCGCGGTCTCTGAAGGAGACGAGTCTTTAAAGGTCGTCCCAGAGTCTGTCCCTCAGGACACGTACCTGTCCAGTAAGTCCCCCGAACGTACCACTCTGGACTTTAGGGAAGATGAGGTGGAGCCTCAAACGGTCGTACCTCCTGAGGATGGATTTGTGTCGTATGATGATGAAGAGCGGATAGTGAAGCCCGCTCGGAGGGCGCGCCGGTGCTGGGATGAGCTGCTGCTGGGGAGCCTGTCTCCGGTGACCACGCCCCCTCGCACGTACTTCAAACCGAGGTCAGATTTCGAGGAGATGACCATCCTATACGACATCTGGAACGAAGGCATCGATGAAGAGGATGTGCGACTGTTGAAGATCACCTACGAGAAGATGCTGCAGCAGGACAACGGCAACGACTGGCTCAACGACACTCTGTGGGTCAACCATCCCA CGACAAATATCCCTGGAGTGAAGAAGAAACGCAGAGATGATGGAATGAGGGATCACATGACCGGCTGTGCACGGAGCGAAGGATACTACAAGATCGACAAGAAGGACAAGATCAAATACCTCCAGAGCACACGGCTGCAGTCAGAGGAGGTTCCAGTCGATACACAG GGGATGAGTATTCCTGCTCAGGTCCATGCCTCTACCAGAGCGGGCTCGGAGCGGCGGTCGGAGCAGCGGCGGTTGTTGTCCTCTTTCGCCTGTGACAGTGACTTACTCAAGTTCAACCAGCTCAAG TTCCGTAAGAAAAAGATTAGATTTTGTAAGTCTCACATCCACGACTGGGGCCTGTTTGCTCTGGAGCCGATCGCTGCTGATGAAATGGTCATCGAGTACGTGGGACAAAACATCAGACAG GTCATCGCTGACATGCGAGAGAAGAGATATGAAGAGGAGGGAATCGGCAGCAGTTACATGTTTCGTGTTGATCATGACACGATTATAGATGCAACAAAGTGTGGAAACTTCGCCCGATTTATCAACCACAGCTGTAAT CCGAACTGTTATGCGAAGGTCATCACCGTGGAGTCTCAGAAAAAGATCGTGATCTACTCCAGACAGCCGATTAACGTCAACGAGGAAATCACATACGACTACAAGTTCCCCATCGAGGACGAGAAGATTCCCTGTTTGTGCGGTGCAGAGAACTGTCGGGGAACGCTGAACTGA
- the car15 gene encoding carbonic anhydrase 15: MKRRAAVLLLLALSFVEADDYCYDEPYCDPYAWGDLFHSCHPLLDEHHSPIDLDLHMSRDSSLDALTLDGFEEVQGGHWTLQNDGHSVVLSVGSGMSVSGGGLPGQYHTLQLHFHWGSPSTNGSEHTLDSRRFPMEMHVVNMKSTHPNVSAALDDPTGLAVLGIFIDVVYADNVHFSSISQKLSSVAHKGQEAKVKPFPLMNLLPRHNLSQYYRYHGSLTTPPCSQAVLWTVYEVPVYISWTQLAQFTSQIFSTEEDAEQVTPLQNNFRHIHPVFSREVSASRDARLLPGAAGRAGPPSVGLMLFHFVLLGLLSRAF, encoded by the exons ATGAAGCGTCGGGCGGCCGTCCTCCTCCTGCTCGCTCTTTCATTCGTTGAAGCAG ACGATTACTGCTACGACGAGCCGTACTGCG ACCCTTACGCCTGGGGTGACTTGTTTCACTCCTGTCACCCGTTACTCGATGAGCATCACTCACCCATCGACCTGGACCTCCACATGAGCCGGGACTCCTCCTTGGACGCTCTGACGCTGGACGGCTTCGAGGAGGTGCAGGGGGGACACTGGACGCTGCAGAACGATGGACATTCAG TGGTGCTGTCCGTGGGCAGTGGGATGTCCGTGAGCGGGGGCGGACTCCCCGGTCAGTACCACACTCTCCAGCTGCACTTCCACTGGGGCAGCCCGTCCACAAACGGCTCCGAGCACACGCTGGACTCCCGCAGATTCCCGATGGAG ATGCACGTGGTCAACATGAAGTCCACCCACCCAAACGTGTCCGCGGCGCTGGACGACCCCACGGGGCTGGCCGTCCTGGGCATCTTCATCGAC GTGGTGTATGCAGACAACGTGCACTTCAGCTCCATCTCACAGAAGCTCTCGTCCGTGGCTCACAAAG GACAAGAGGCTAAAGTGAAGCCCTTTCCCCTGATGAACCTCCTGCCAAGGCACAACCTGAGTCAGTATTACAGATACCACGGCAGTCTGACCACTCCGCCGTGCTCTCAGGCCGTGCTCTGGACGGTGTACGAGGTCCCCGTCTACATCTCCTGGACTCAG CTCGCTCAGTTCACGTCCCAGATTTTCTCCACAGAGGAAGACGCAGAGCAGGTCACGCCTCTTCAGAACAACTTCAGACACATCCACCCGGTCTTCAGCCGCGAGGTCTCTGCCTCCAGGGACGCACGGCTGCTCCCGGGGGCCGCGGGGCGAGCGGGGCCCCCCTCTGTGGGACTGATGCTCTTTCACTTTGTTTTATTAGGGCTCCTCAGTCGAGCATtttag